CAAGCGCTCGGCTTTCCGCTCGGCGCCGATCTCCTCATGGAACGCGAGTGCATCGGAGAGCGCGGTGCGGAGCGAGATCGGATACGTCCCGATCGACTCGAACTTCCGGATGTCCTTGTCCTGCCCCGGGTCGGCGGCCATGAGCGGCCAGATCCGCTCGATCAGTGGCTGGCGCACGTAGAGCAACCCGTTCCCCACCGGCGCGCAGAGCCACTTGTGCAGCGACGAACCGTAGACGTCGCACCCGAGGTCGGCGATGGTGAAGGGGAAGTGCGCGAAGGTGTGCCCGCCGTCCACGATGGTGACGATCCCGCGGCGGCGCGCCTCGTCGCAGATGCGCTTCACCGGGAAGATCTGCCCCGTCGTGTACGTCATGTGGCAGATGTGGATCACCTTCGTCCGCGCCGTGACCGCCGAGAAGACGCGATCGTACAGCGTGTCCATCGACGGCGGCGGGGTGGGGAAGCTCACGAGCTTGAGCACCACGCCGTCGCGCCGCTCGCGCTGCCGCCAGGCGGTGATCATCCGCGGATAGTCCTGCGTGGTGCTCACGATCTCGTCGCCGCGCTGCAGGGGGAGCCCGAGCTGCGCGATCTGCAGCGACTCGCTGGTGTTGCGCGTGAGCGCGAGCTCGTCGGTGCTGCAGCCGAGGACCGCGGCGAGGCGACGGCGCACGAGCTCCACCTCGGGGTAGAGCATCTCGTCCACGTAGTAGGACGGGCTCATGTTCGTGAGCGTCCAGTAGCGCTGCATCGCGTCGGAGACGACGCGCGGCGCGGGGCTGACGCTCCCCGAGTTGAGGTTCACGTGGTTGGCGTCGAGCGAGAAGGCGGCCCGGACGCGGAGCCAGTAGCTCTCGTCCTCGGCCACGGCGCGCGCGGAGCGGCCGAGGACGGCGAGATTGGCCTCGCGGAGCAGCGCGGTCGCGCCGGCGTCGAGGACGACGGGGGTGCCGCTCAGGGCGGCGACGAAGGATCGGCGGTCCATGGGGCAGAACGTACCACCGACCGGACTCGCGCGCCTCCCGGGGGCGACCCTACCTTCCCCGCATGCGCCCCAGACTGCTCCTCCCCGTCCTGCTCCTCCTCGGCGTCGTCATCTACTTCGCCAAGCGCCCGGTGGACCTCGATGCGGCCGCGCGCCGCTTCGTCATCCTCGGCATCGCCCTCGGCAAGCACGACCCCGCCTACGTGGACGCGTACTACGGGCCCGACACGCTCAAGGCGATCGGCGAGCGCATCGGCGATTCGCTCGACG
This window of the Gemmatimonadota bacterium genome carries:
- a CDS encoding aminotransferase class V-fold PLP-dependent enzyme; translation: MAEDESYWLRVRAAFSLDANHVNLNSGSVSPAPRVVSDAMQRYWTLTNMSPSYYVDEMLYPEVELVRRRLAAVLGCSTDELALTRNTSESLQIAQLGLPLQRGDEIVSTTQDYPRMITAWRQRERRDGVVLKLVSFPTPPPSMDTLYDRVFSAVTARTKVIHICHMTYTTGQIFPVKRICDEARRRGIVTIVDGGHTFAHFPFTIADLGCDVYGSSLHKWLCAPVGNGLLYVRQPLIERIWPLMAADPGQDKDIRKFESIGTYPISLRTALSDALAFHEEIGAERKAERLRYLRERWMRAVESVPGVKLLTSFDPAQACALGAMSLEGVGAQRLTEDLQRRWRIHVRPRFVANEFECIRVTPNVFTKLDEIDLFIEAVRTLAAERR